TTCAGTTTGCTTTGTCTGCTGTACTATAGAAAGAAGCATGACAGATACTATTTAGGTTTGGATTAGGCTGGCTTTCAggatatttctgtaaataaggTTTGGGGTTACAGTTGACAACATGAGAATATCTCCAATCAGAGGCAAAGGAAGAAAGTCTAAAGGTGTAGATTAGATTATTTGGTCTAGTGTGGTTCTCTTAAGACACACTTCATCTGATTTAACTGTATACATATTAATCTCACTCGACCCAGACCAGGAATGACCCTGACAAGAAGGAACACAGGCAGGGGGTGGTGTCCTTCTGAACTGTCAGAGCTATGGTTCATGGCTGTCTGGCATTTTCTAGTTATCAGCTCTGTCAGTCTTTGTGcccaaactgctgctgtttaTCTATCACAGGATTCATCGTGATCTATAAAAGCTTTTCAGTTAGATGTTTGCAATGAAAATACGAGGACTGGGACACTTTTGGCATTTGTAACTTtattgcagaaagaaaaaaaatccactatcAACATATTTTACAAACAAAGTTGCACTTTGGTGTTGGGCGAGTTTTTCCTCACCTCTTTCCCCTGCACAGCGATGCATGGGAAACCAGAACAACCAGCCTCTGCCCTTTTGCTTGTGTGCAGACACACTTCCCAGATATGCCAGCCTGCACCAGTTCCAGCCAGGATGGAGTTCTATTTTCCATCACTAACTTGCCAACTCTGTGCCGAAAACCAGCAGCACCCTGCCCTCCGGCAGGGGAAACAGGTCTGTAGCTAGGGAGATTGCTCTGTGCAGACAATGCTTGATACAGAAGCTTTGGAGTTGTGACAATTGCTCTTTAGTTCTCATGCAATCATAGAAGAGAACCAACTCTTTTCCCTATTTTACTGGGCATAAATACATAGATGGAAGGCCAAACTGAAACCCAACTGCACTGCAGCCATTTGTCAGCCactcaaagcagcagcacagggaggaggaacTGCTGCCTTACCCAGTTCATCTATTTGAGCCAGATCTGTTCTGCTCCTCCTTTGGGCTTTCCAGGCAACTTGAGCTCAGCTGATGGGGAATTACCCCTTTCCCTGCTATGATAACCACTAacagcactgggaaaaaaaaggtacttTTTCAAGTGAGGCTTGGTATCTGTCCTTCGTGGGGTTCAGTGATGTTGCTCctgaaaggagaggagaaactGAGGCTTGTAGAGCAACGTGGCAGATAAACTCTAGCCCTTGCTGTATCCTGAGGGAGCAACTGGCTTAGTCAAAAATCAAACACTCTAGAGAAGGCATGTGTTTCCATTTTCCTGCAGTCAAATGTGAGTTAGAAAACAGGAGCAGGTGTAATTACATGAAAATTGTCATGTCATACACACTCCGGTCTTTCTGACACAAGGGCACCAAAAGCTCCTCTGATTTACACTCAGAGGCTCTGGCCTGTGGGTTTCCTTGAGAGGCCTCAAGAGCCTTGGATGCAGTCTACAGCAGTGATATTTTGAGGCAAAAGTGCAGAATCTAATCAGCATAACACcaagaaagggaaggggaggaaggcacCTACATCCAGGATCTGTCCTCATGACAAGACACCAACTGGCTCAAAAGACCAACATCAGAAAGTAGAGGAGCTCTGACCTTGCATAGCACAGGAGGGAGAGCAAAGCACCAGCTTTGTACAACAACTTCCAGCAACCAGATGCTAGAAGCAAAATGGGAGGTACCTGAGGAAAGGCTTGTGTTAGCCCAGGCAGGGAAATAGACTAAAGCATTTACTGGGCCTGGGAAAGGAGTTTACACATATGCCAAAAGCATCAAGTGTAGGAGACACGGTTTTCTAATTGTGGTGAGACCAAATTAGTGTGTCTAATTGGCAATAAACTGAGTCCTATCAAGCTCAGTTAAGCTAACATTATGTTCAATTTCCTCCCAGCAACTTCAAAGCAACATCAAGTAGCAGGGGCACTTCTCCAGTGGCAACAAAACTCTTTTCCCTGGTTAAAGAGAAAAGGTATGCATCTAGGAAGGAAGCAGAGTAGTCTTTTATCCTCCTGTAGGTGTTTCAGGATGGGTAATGCCAATCCTGGGACTAAAGCTGAAAcaggaacaaaaacaaaagtgcaagaaaacccccaaaacaaacaaccttaaaaatacagaacaagAGGGAGCCCAAGAGAACTGACTTCCACATCCTTGGCTTCCTTAGAAAACAGCAGTCTCctctgctggcactgtgctGACACCACCAGTGTTAAGAGCCCTAGTCTGAAACACTTGCCCACCTCCTTTGAAGGCAGCAGCCACCAAGATCAACAGAAGAAATCCATGCAGAACACCATGGCAAAGGTTGTCTTGGCTAATTGGTTGCCACACTAAAAGGAGGAGACACCTCTTCAGGGCATTGTTTTGAGgagagcctggagaaaagggtcAGACTTGGGCTCTGATTTGCAGCATAGAAACTTCAACACTGAACTATTGAAAATGTCTAAAACCAAAAACCATCTGAAAAGGATCTTTCAGTTGTGTGCAAATCACAGCCCCTCACTCCTCAGCAGATCGTCTGGGACCAAGTCCTCAAGGCCTTTTCCTCTGGGCAGTAGACAGCCTGGTTGCCTAGTAGCTGTAGAGGGAGAGAGGGGTGTCCTCCATCATGTCATCCTAGAAGCAGAGAAGAGGGTGCTTTAATGAGATGTCTGCACGCTGGCATCATGGTCCCAGCCTGGGAGactgctgtgcaggcagcacagccttctCAGCCACATCTCACAGCGTGGCATCTGCCCAGCCATCCACCTAAACGCTGTCACTGTGCAGTTCCTGGATCTTTGGGCTGTCAgtctctctcctgctgcagcatttgGAGAGAAGAGGTGTGTGCAGGAactgcctgcctgctgcagggatgtggaAAACTCTGGCTGTTGAAAACTCCACTCAGCTTGAAACAGCATTAGCTTGTGTGCTTAGCTGCAGTACTCCTCTGTTCCAGAAAGTTCAGGGAGTTATTTGCAGCTTCCCCAGAGCTAGTCCAGCCTCTGGAACcctcatatatttttatattctcaaAGGGTCAAATACAGACAGACAAACCTCTCTGGAACAGAGCATAAAATCTGCTTTGTCATAGTTGCAAAGCAAATATATCAGAAAACAGGAGGAGAGGGTAGGGAGGTGTCATTTCAGGAACAAGCCTGGATGgagctctccttcctctctctaaCCTCTCAGCATTCCCCCGCAGAGtgaggggaaggcagagagctTCTTTAGTGCCCAGCCTTGAGACTTGCTGTCTTGACTCAAACCTTGGATGGGAGGAGAGGGACCTAAGGAGGAACAGGAGTGTGTGATCAGCATTGGTGCTGCTGCAAACACCCAAAGCACTGCTAATGAAGGAGAGCTGCAAAGCAGTCAGGGGCAAGGCAGCCCAGGCGGGGCTGGGTGGAGGCAGACTCACCATGGGCAGGTCCTGCAGGCGCCGGAACTCTGTGCGGTTGTTGTGCTGGCGGTAGCGCAGGAATCCCACCAGGGCCAGGATGGCCACCATGACAATGAACACAGAGATCACAGTGATCACCAAGGGGTCAGCCCTCGCTTTACCAGCCAAACTGGGAAGCTCTGCAAGGAGACCAAGGGAATGAGGCCAAAGGAGAGCCCTCAAGGGCTGGAACAACAAAGCTTTGTCTTTTCTGGTTCTGCTCAGTACAACCAAGAGGCAATTTGAGGTAGCTCCAGCACTTTGCCACGTTTTGTGAGAACAGGTACAAAACAATTACAGAATCTAttacaggctggaaaagacctctgtgATTATCAGTCCAGCCTATGAActaacaccaccttgtcaaccagaccacatccagtctttccttaaacacctccagggacagtgactccgccacctccctgggcagcccattaAAAGCAGAGCATTTACCTGAATTATCATCACCAACATCCAACACAGAAGTCTTCTCATGCCTGGGCTCCAATGACTGTGCCAGTGTGGGCGTGCTGGTGGGGATGGCAGTTGTGCTGGCAGATGTGGAGCTGGTCACGAggggtgtcactgtcacagtgCTGGAGGCAGTAGCAAAGGATGTGCTCCGTACAATGGAGATGGGAGCAGAGGAAGTTCTGGGCTCCACAGTGCTCTCCTCTGTGGCACCCACGGGGCTCGTTCCTGCCTTGGTTTCAGACTTTGCTGCTGTGGGCCTCGGGGTCTGCCCATCAAAAAGCCCTGACTGAGAGCTGTTAGTTGTTGCTGCAAAATAGGAACAAGCAGTTATTTCAAGGGATCCAGTGCAAGCACACTGCTGTGTAGGACTGGACAAGATGGAAGCAAGACTGTAAGAAAGACTGCTGGGACTATAGGAATAGCAGCTTATTGTCAACCCTTTGGAAAACAAGCAGAGCCTTTAGCACAGCCATAGCTGAGCCACACTATAACCCAGAGTGCTTAGAAAGTCCTCTCAGTTTTCATATGTGCCAATCTGCAATGTCAGCCAACCTCAGCTGGGCCCACAAGGCCTGTCCTTGGGGGCAAAGGACAAGCAGACAAGCTTAAAGAACTTTAGACACAGCTGGGGATCACCCCAGAGCAAGACACTGGGACAGGCCTCTCATCCCTCCTTACAGGGAGCACAAagggggctgcccagggactgGGTAGCAGCACCCCCTGAGGCTGTGTCAGTTGTCACCGAATAGCAGGACCATGTGGCATGAGCCAAGGAAAACAATGCAGCTGTGCATGAACACCATGTAAATCAGTGATCAATCAGTATCTGCCTTGCATTAGGGGTGTGTGACAGCCTGGCAGGCCCCAAGATGGACAAAACTGGGGTTGCAGACCCTATAACCATGCTGCCCAGAGGGATCCCCAGAGCATAGGGTAGGATAGCGTTGCCCAGGGATGGGTGAGCTGCCACTTGTGCTTGCCCATCTCCATGTTTTGTGTTAAGGGAGGGTGTGCTTCTCCAGGGAGGCTCCcactgagcccccagccctgatGCCAGAAAGGCCCAGCTAGGCAGTGCTGCTAAGGCATGTTGTTTCAGATTAGATATATGAAGGATGTCCCTGCACGCAATCAGTCAGAAAGCAGCCAGCACAATTAACACCAGAATTAATGAGGTTTGCAAAGAGGATGCTGAGCTAACATCTTTGCAAATAAATTGCACTGAACTGGCTCTGCTTAGCATTCATTcccttcttctccctctctccagtTAGCAGGAGAGTGCTCAGACATTCCCAGGTAGTGCATCCTTGAGGCAGGACTTGGTGCACAGGCAGTAAAGGTAAAACCTCACCCGGCCCAGTGTTCAGAGGAGGCGTGGGGGTTGCACTGCTGGCATCATCCGTTTCTTCAGTTGTGCTGAAAGGCTCTGTGACTTCATGGCTCGGCTGATTTTCTTCCAGAGTGCTGGCAGTCAAGGTAGGGGAGGgtatttcagtgctgctgttggcTGACAAGCTCATGTTGTCATGCTCAGGATGTGTAACTGTGATGTCCCCAGGACTGGCAGTGGTAGAAGCCTGCAGTCTCTCTGCATTGGAGCCTGCCATGGGGGTGGTGGGGATGAAGGCATCCTCCACCTCTGTAGCATGGGCCCCTGTGGCACTAAGTGTTGCAGCAGTCAGGTTTTTCTCCAGGCCTGGCTGAGGAATGGCAGCAGTCACTGGAGGGACGTCAGAGGCTTCCCTTGGCCAAAGAGAGGTTAGCGCTGTGCTAGGAAAAGGTGACACTGACTCCAAGGCCTCTGCTGTCTGCTGACCCTCTGCTGTGGAACAGAGAAGTGTGTCAGAGATCCCACAGTGAGAGGACAAACAGAGGGGAAGGACAGAAATGGAACTTTATCCCCTTAATTCCAAATCCAGCACAGGTTCACACCTGGGAGAGGGATTCAAACAGCTCCCCTGTCCTCCTGGTTTTTGAGGCAGGGACCTGTTCTAGGGGACCTTTTCTTTACCCTCCTCTCTCTCCAGTCCTGTGCTGTTCTCTAGGGTCAGCACGATGAATCCCTCTATCCTTGAGCAACTTTTAAACGTTTTTATACGATTTGGGTTTGTTAAAAGTATCACCTGAGACCGGATTCTGTAAGAAATTGAAATAAGTCTTCTTTGGGTCATTGACAAAGAGTCAAAAGAGGTGCTGAAAAAATGCAAGTGAGGAAACTGTGGAAGAAGACTCTCTAGCTCCCCTGGCCcagtgaagcagagaaaagtgATATTTAAAAAGACTGTGGATGGCAAAGGTAAAGCACATATTGTGAGTCACCTTAGCAGTAGTGTGGGGTTCTGCTGGAGGGAAAGGTGAAATGGGCAGCAAGAGTACTACAGCTAACAGGGCTGGGGTGTGCCTTCCTGAGCTATTTATGAACACATCACCACCATGAAATACAACTGTTGTCATAGAAATGGGGAGCTACTCAGCCTCCCACTACAGCAAAAAGGGGCAGCTGCCCTGAAGGGAACTTGTAGCAAGCAAAGATCCCTTTCCCCAGATCCACAGCTGCTAGACAGTGTGACAGCGTGACAGCAtacaggaggaggaaaaccaaAAGGCTCTTACACTGGCTGTTCAGAAACTGTTCATAATCCTGTGAGGGTTTATCAGGGTataaacaggaagaaaacagaaatgtagcCACATCAGGATGGACTCTCCAATTTAAAAACGTCTCATAGTCAATATTTTGACAATTTCTATTAAAGTTTCTATCCAAACCACAGAGGACTGATGAgctaattacagaaaaaaataaaggtattgAAGCAAATCCATCATCATGCCCCTTCTCCCCACAGTGAAGAAGCATCCAAAGCAGATGCTATCAGCAATAAACATTCATCCACCAGCAAGGCAGCCCATTCTTATActattttggggaaatttcagcagtttttaaaagctcttCAGAACAGATAGAGTTATCAGAGCTTTTCTCCAGCTACAGCACTTAACAGGCCCTAAAAAAAGACACAATACATGGCTCTCTCAAGACCTTTGCAGTACCCTGACCAGCTGGAGAATTCaaagccctggagcagcctgatggagctgtgcttccccagcccggggccccagccccaggagggctCCCGCAGggatgcacagccctgctcagcacatTCAGAGAACGAGCTCTCACAGGGAACCCAGCTGGGGCAACTTCAAGATGAAGACCAAAGGCATAAGTGATGCTCCCTTTGGCCTCTCCTGGATCCAGACGTGCATGGCCAGAAGGTGCCTCCAAATAAAGCGAGCTCTGCCATGGAGCTCAGGTGTAGGATACACCAATAAcacctggaaggaaaaaagctgagCTCTGGGTTTCCTGGGACCAGGCACCAAAAGGCATTGTCACCAAATGTGACAATTTCCAGCCCTAAACACAGCACTGCTATTGAGCACGGGGTGGGATGCCACCAGCTCCGGCTGCTGGCTGGGCACTGGCGGATGCTTGCTCAGTAAACACcccactgcctgctcctgcccagccagagacagagccctgctgtcaccctggGGTAAACAGGAAAGGTGGTGCCCAGGTGCCTGGCCAGGGGCGAGCCTGGCTATGTGCTGCTCTGAATAGCTGGCCTGTGTCCGGGACCGCCTCTCATGGGGTGGCAAGTCATGACTTGAGTCATGCAGAGGAAAGATTTGTGGAGAGATGTCTTGCACAAAGGCCTGAGCAACTCTGCAGCCATCATGCCAGTTTCTGACCAGAAAAGTGATAGGCAAGATGGGTGCTAATGTCTTTGCAAGCAGCTCCATGGGTGAGGGTCTTTAGGTTAATTGGTCTTAATGTCTCTACCAACCTCAAGCTGCAAAGTTTGTTGCAGAACCCAGTTTGAATTTCTGGTAGATCCGCAGAACGCAGATAGCCTGAactttggggggaaatgggtgATTTTATGCACAAAAGGAAAGTCACGGGCAGATGAGTCTGGGTCCTACAcacccctgcatccctgccacgaggtgctgtgggacaggagggCTTGTGGGGACAAGCAAGTCCCCCCAGTCCGCTGCTCGCACAGCTTCCTGCTGTCTGCAAGAGGGACAGCCAGTGGGACTGGCATTTCCCTAAACTCTTCTCTCCAAGAAGCCACTTGGCTTCTTCCCACAAAATTATCTAGTGTCCATCACTGAGAAAATGGTTCCCGGCACAGCACTGTGGTGTGAAAAATCTGGTTTGTAGAGAATTgcagaagagattttaaattaGCAGGTGAGGAACAAGGGACTGTTTTGAGTATGGCAAGTGTTGATGGCATCTCAATTAGCAAATcatccagcccagcacggcACACCCAGCTCAGGAAACAAAGGAGAGCCTAATCCAGACTAACATTCCAAAAATTCAAGACATTAAGAGATGATGGTGGGAAGACAGAAAAGGCAAGAGCCTTAGAatggccaaggaaacaaaggaCTGATCACCCGGGGACAGGCAGACAAAGGATTCCCATCACCCATCTGTCAGCTCCTAAGGGGTAAGGGCACATCGAAAGCCAGCAGTCACCAAGCAAAGCACCTGGGGAAATCCCCCAGAGGTGCAACTTGTTCCTTGTGAGCTGTAGGTGCTAAAAGGTACAAGCGCTGAGTTTTTTTTCCgtttcagtttaaaataaaatcactccTCCAAAGGGCCTTGCTGCAATGCCACAGCTTTGTTTGCCAGTTTTATCATCCATCCAAAAGGACAACCTACTGCCATGCAAACGAAGCCTGGGGCAAAGCCTGCGGTgcagaggggagagcagagcactgtgcacagcagagcactgctgcctgtgcctgtgcagaCCCAGCAAACCCCGCCCGGGCTGGGATCCTCAggggtgcagctcctgctctgctctggagcttgGTACCCAGCAGGTCGGGAAATCCCCAGCTCCAGCGCAGTTGTTGCTGCCCCAGTCACTGGGTGCTGATGGTTTTAGCTGTTTATCAGTTACCTATAGAGATGCAGGTCAGAGCTCGTTCCTCTCGAGTCTTCCCGGAGAAGCTTTGCTTCCTGCACCACATGCCAGGAAAGCCATGGTTGTACTGCCTAAGGCATCGCCCTCACCAGCTTCAGGAGACAAGAGGGAACCATGTCTGTCTTGTTTCAGATGCAAACAGAAAGAGTTAGTGTGAATGCTTCACCTTTTCTGTGATTCTCCAAGACCTGATAGCTGCAGCATTCTAGGACAGCTGGTAAAGGTGCACTCACCCTTGAATCCATAACAGAGCAGCTATGACTGTCTCAGGATCTGTAAGCAAGAGCTCTGACCATAAGAATATCTGCTTCCCTGATAGGGGACCAAGGGTGAGCTTGCTTTATATTTCAGCCTGCTGAAGCAGAGCTGGTCCCCTGGCTACAGCCCCACTCCTGCCCTGTGTCTGTGCTAACCCCCCAGGCTCAGCCTGCGCGTGGTGAGAACCAGAGATCCCAGACCACATtagggcagggctggtggatttggagcagcagctcccatcaGACTGCGCTGACTGCAGTGACCTCTGTCTGGGAAACAAGAGGGGCAAAGGAAGAGAGTGGTCCCAGGGGAGGAGGGATGCAGCCAACCAAGAAGCAGCCTCTGCCTTGGATAAGGATGGGAAACACTCCCAGCTCTTTGAGGGAAGGGAGGGCTCTGAACATCAGCCCACAGCTTCGACCCCTCTCTGGTATTGTCTGACAACACTGAGAGACTTCCACGTATCAACCcaagctgcctccagccccagaacAGACATGGTAAATTATGCTAAAACAGAGAGGAGTGAAGgaagccagctctgcaggaaacGGGGCCATTCCTGACTTGTGCTCCCAGCCCAAGATTCAGGGCTGGGGCCAGGCGAGGGGCTGAGGAAGGCTTGCACAGGCAGGACAgagtcactgctgtgccagggtaGTCACACAGAGTGGGGACCGTGGTCTCCATCCTCTGCCACAGCAACCACCCCACCATCGATTTGCTTCTCAGATAAAACAATGACATAGAGCAGGGTCTCAGCTGGACAAGCCCCTCAACAAGGGGTTCTGCCACAACCCTCCTGGCCTCTCtcagcagcatcctctgcaCCCTCCTTCCTGTCTGACAGAAACAGCAGTCTGAGCTCCCCAAAGGTCAACACCAACCTAACTCCAATCATAGAGttgaacacttttaaaaatcccttttaggATGAGATGAAGGTGAGGAAGCCCatggcaggctgg
This Camarhynchus parvulus chromosome 8, STF_HiC, whole genome shotgun sequence DNA region includes the following protein-coding sequences:
- the LOC115906608 gene encoding uncharacterized protein LOC115906608 isoform X3; amino-acid sequence: MEGTRRALLRLAAACCLLCALPAEGQQTAEALESVSPFPSTALTSLWPREASDVPPVTAAIPQPGLEKNLTAATLSATGAHATEVEDAFIPTTPMAGSNAERLQASTTASPGDITVTHPEHDNMSLSANSSTEIPSPTLTASTLEENQPSHEVTEPFSTTEETDDASSATPTPPLNTGPATTNSSQSGLFDGQTPRPTAAKSETKAGTSPVGATEESTVEPRTSSAPISIVRSTSFATASSTVTVTPLVTSSTSASTTAIPTSTPTLAQSLEPRHEKTSVLDVGDDNSELPSLAGKARADPLVITVISVFIVMVAILALVGFLRYRQHNNRTEFRRLQDLPMVPLLPSKV
- the LOC115906608 gene encoding uncharacterized protein LOC115906608 isoform X1, producing MEGTRRALLRLAAACCLLCALPAEGQQTAEALESVSPFPSTALTSLWPREASDVPPVTAAIPQPGLEKNLTAATLSATGAHATEVEDAFIPTTPMAGSNAERLQASTTASPGDITVTHPEHDNMSLSANSSTEIPSPTLTASTLEENQPSHEVTEPFSTTEETDDASSATPTPPLNTGPATTNSSQSGLFDGQTPRPTAAKSETKAGTSPVGATEESTVEPRTSSAPISIVRSTSFATASSTVTVTPLVTSSTSASTTAIPTSTPTLAQSLEPRHEKTSVLDVGDDNSELPSLAGKARADPLVITVISVFIVMVAILALVGFLRYRQHNNRTEFRRLQDLPMDDMMEDTPLSLYSY
- the LOC115906608 gene encoding uncharacterized protein LOC115906608 isoform X2 → MEGTRRALLRLAAACCLLCALPEGQQTAEALESVSPFPSTALTSLWPREASDVPPVTAAIPQPGLEKNLTAATLSATGAHATEVEDAFIPTTPMAGSNAERLQASTTASPGDITVTHPEHDNMSLSANSSTEIPSPTLTASTLEENQPSHEVTEPFSTTEETDDASSATPTPPLNTGPATTNSSQSGLFDGQTPRPTAAKSETKAGTSPVGATEESTVEPRTSSAPISIVRSTSFATASSTVTVTPLVTSSTSASTTAIPTSTPTLAQSLEPRHEKTSVLDVGDDNSELPSLAGKARADPLVITVISVFIVMVAILALVGFLRYRQHNNRTEFRRLQDLPMDDMMEDTPLSLYSY